From a single Campylobacter concisus genomic region:
- a CDS encoding ParB/RepB/Spo0J family partition protein: MAKKGGLGRGLSAILEDVEQAYSKEIANLNDSEIVEEINIDEILPNPYQPRTHFDEEALKELSASIKRHGLIQPIIVIKKDDGYMLIAGERRYRATKMLGASKIKAIIADIKSQNLRELALIENIQRENLNPIELAKSYKELINEYKITQDGLANIIHKSRTQITNTMRLLLLSDYTQKLLQEDKLTQGHAKVIVGLSTEEEKMVVDTIIGQKLSVRDTEILVKKIKNKEEIKDKKPKISEEMSKKLSNLQEVFKNLKIKAKVKSSNLVLEFNNISQVEEFMARLK, encoded by the coding sequence ATGGCTAAAAAAGGTGGATTAGGGCGTGGACTTAGTGCGATACTTGAAGATGTAGAGCAGGCCTACAGCAAAGAGATTGCAAATTTAAACGACTCTGAGATAGTCGAAGAGATAAATATAGATGAAATTTTACCAAACCCATACCAGCCAAGAACGCATTTTGACGAAGAAGCTTTAAAAGAGCTAAGTGCCAGCATCAAAAGGCACGGACTGATCCAGCCAATAATCGTCATCAAAAAAGATGATGGCTATATGCTAATAGCCGGTGAGCGAAGATACCGCGCTACAAAGATGCTTGGAGCAAGCAAGATAAAGGCGATCATCGCTGACATCAAGTCTCAAAATTTAAGAGAGCTTGCACTTATCGAAAATATTCAACGTGAAAATTTAAATCCGATCGAACTCGCAAAGTCGTATAAAGAGCTTATAAATGAGTATAAGATCACACAAGATGGCTTGGCAAATATCATTCATAAAAGTAGAACACAAATAACAAATACGATGAGGCTTTTGCTTCTTAGCGACTATACGCAAAAACTTTTACAAGAAGATAAGCTAACGCAAGGTCACGCTAAAGTTATAGTTGGGCTTAGCACTGAAGAAGAAAAGATGGTTGTTGATACGATCATCGGTCAAAAGCTAAGCGTTAGAGACACAGAAATTTTAGTAAAAAAGATAAAAAATAAGGAAGAGATAAAAGACAAAAAGCCAAAAATTTCTGAGGAAATGAGTAAAAAACTATCAAATTTACAAGAAGTTTTTAAAAATTTAAAGATAAAAGCAAAAGTAAAATCTAGCAATCTAGTTTTAGAATTTAATAATATTTCACAGGTGGAAGAATTTATGGCTAGGCTAAAATAG
- a CDS encoding ParA family protein has protein sequence MSEIITIANQKGGVGKTTTAVNLAASLAVAEKKVLLIDIDPQANATTGLGFSRSDYEFNIYHVLTDRKKLSQIVLKTEIPTLFLAPSNIGLVGIEQEFNDQNKDYKLILKNKISEVVNDYDFIIIDSPPALGSITINALSASDSVIIPIQCEFYALEGLAQILNTVKIIKKTINPKLNIKGFLPTMFSSQNNLSKETIANLKQHFENKLFKSKDNKEEFVVVPRNVKLAESPSFGKPVILYDIKSPGSIAYQNLAYCILN, from the coding sequence ATGAGCGAGATAATAACAATAGCTAATCAAAAAGGCGGTGTTGGCAAGACTACAACAGCCGTAAATTTAGCCGCGTCACTGGCAGTTGCTGAGAAAAAAGTATTATTAATAGATATTGATCCACAGGCAAATGCGACAACCGGACTTGGCTTTAGTAGAAGTGACTATGAGTTTAATATCTATCACGTATTAACAGATAGAAAAAAGCTATCGCAAATCGTGTTAAAAACTGAGATCCCAACACTTTTTTTAGCTCCATCAAACATCGGACTTGTCGGCATTGAGCAAGAATTTAACGATCAAAATAAGGATTATAAACTAATCCTTAAAAATAAAATTTCAGAAGTTGTAAACGATTATGATTTTATCATCATCGATAGTCCTCCGGCACTTGGTAGCATTACGATAAATGCTCTTAGTGCAAGTGATAGTGTTATCATCCCGATTCAATGTGAATTTTATGCACTTGAGGGGCTAGCGCAGATCCTAAATACAGTCAAGATTATTAAAAAAACGATAAATCCAAAGCTAAATATAAAAGGCTTTTTACCGACCATGTTTAGTTCGCAAAATAATCTCTCAAAAGAGACAATTGCAAATTTAAAGCAGCATTTTGAAAATAAGCTCTTTAAGAGTAAGGACAACAAAGAGGAATTTGTGGTCGTTCCAAGAAATGTGAAACTTGCTGAAAGCCCAAGTTTTGGTAAGCCAGTGATACTTTATGATATAAAATCACCAGGCTCGATCGCATATCAAAATTTGGCATATTGTATTTTAAACTAA
- a CDS encoding biotin--[acetyl-CoA-carboxylase] ligase, with product MKVEFFQSLPSTQEFLIDALKNGEIKPPHMIVAYNQTKGVGSRGNSWEGLGGNLFMSFCISEDGLPSDIPPPSISIYFSMLMREVLSELGSKCWLKWPNDFYVDERKIGGTLTNKVDEIYICGMGINLASAPENAGILDIKTSVDELVWGFVSMLDKKILWKPIFSKFRIDFCKSKGFITHIANRAVSLQDAEICDDGAILLNGEKVYSLR from the coding sequence TTGAAAGTAGAGTTTTTTCAAAGTCTGCCTTCGACACAGGAATTTTTGATAGACGCCCTAAAAAATGGCGAGATAAAGCCCCCACACATGATCGTGGCGTATAATCAAACAAAAGGTGTTGGTAGTCGCGGCAACAGCTGGGAGGGGCTTGGCGGAAATTTATTTATGTCATTTTGCATAAGTGAAGATGGGCTACCAAGCGACATACCACCGCCATCTATCTCAATATATTTTTCTATGCTGATGCGTGAGGTCTTGAGCGAACTTGGCTCAAAGTGTTGGCTAAAATGGCCAAATGATTTTTACGTGGACGAGCGCAAAATAGGCGGTACTTTGACAAATAAAGTGGATGAAATTTACATTTGCGGCATGGGGATAAATTTAGCTAGCGCACCCGAAAACGCGGGCATTTTGGATATAAAAACTAGCGTAGATGAGCTAGTTTGGGGCTTTGTTAGCATGCTTGATAAAAAGATTTTATGGAAGCCAATTTTTAGCAAATTTAGGATAGACTTTTGCAAGTCAAAAGGTTTTATTACGCATATTGCAAATAGAGCTGTTTCGCTTCAAGATGCTGAAATTTGCGATGATGGAGCGATCTTACTAAATGGGGAAAAGGTATATTCGTTAAGATGA
- the thiD gene encoding bifunctional hydroxymethylpyrimidine kinase/phosphomethylpyrimidine kinase — MKNALSIAGVDPSGGAGVLADIKVFIAHGVYAMGAITAVTAQNTKGIFGMQLVDAKLIEDQIRAIFDDIRVDVIKIGVVPSVDIIKCVAKTLKEIKNLPPLVLDPVMSCKNGDIWLEGAAKDAIVEELFPLASVITPNIFEAREILKRELKGESELKEACKDLLKFGTKSVYLKCGEIEGKSLDIFYDGSEYEIFSDERIKTTATHGSGCSLSSAIASNLANGQSLKESVKKAHDYIFNAIKNAVIIGGGQNPVNHFYKFKV, encoded by the coding sequence ATGAAAAATGCGCTAAGCATAGCAGGTGTTGATCCAAGTGGTGGAGCTGGAGTTTTGGCTGATATAAAGGTCTTTATAGCACACGGCGTATATGCGATGGGAGCGATCACAGCGGTCACTGCTCAAAATACAAAGGGCATATTTGGCATGCAACTAGTTGATGCTAAGCTCATCGAGGATCAGATAAGAGCGATATTTGATGATATAAGAGTTGATGTGATAAAAATAGGCGTTGTCCCAAGCGTGGATATCATAAAATGCGTCGCAAAAACGCTAAAAGAGATCAAAAATTTACCGCCACTCGTGCTTGATCCTGTTATGAGCTGTAAAAATGGCGACATCTGGCTAGAGGGTGCTGCAAAAGATGCGATCGTGGAGGAGCTATTTCCACTTGCGAGCGTGATCACGCCAAATATCTTTGAAGCACGCGAAATTTTAAAGCGTGAGCTAAAGGGCGAGAGCGAGCTAAAAGAGGCTTGCAAGGATCTATTAAAATTTGGCACAAAAAGCGTCTATCTAAAGTGTGGCGAGATAGAAGGCAAGTCGCTTGATATATTTTATGATGGCAGTGAATATGAAATTTTTAGCGATGAGCGTATAAAAACGACCGCAACTCACGGCTCAGGCTGCTCGCTATCAAGTGCGATCGCTTCAAATTTAGCAAATGGCCAAAGCCTAAAAGAGAGCGTGAAAAAAGCCCATGACTATATCTTTAACGCTATCAAAAACGCGGTCATCATCGGCGGTGGACAAAATCCGGTAAATCACTTCTATAAATTTAAGGTGTGA
- the fmt gene encoding methionyl-tRNA formyltransferase, producing MNVVFMGTPDYAVRILRHLKEAGFNIKAVFTQPDKPVGRKQILTPSEVKIYAQNELVGVPVLTPNTLKDEAVIAELKAFEPKFIVVAAYGKILPQSVLDVAICINLHASILPKYRGASPIQSAILAGEKQTGVTAMLMDAGLDTGDMLDFIYTPCESKMSSELFSELGELGGELIVKVLKNFENLKPQKQDDAQATHCKKISKSDGLFGFDEGAGQIYNKFRALTPWPGLYLASGLKILSLGLSEKSGKSGEILSIEKDHVVVACKGGAVKIYELQEPSKKSTNAKAYINGKRLSVGDELK from the coding sequence ATGAATGTAGTTTTTATGGGGACGCCTGACTATGCCGTTAGGATACTTAGGCACCTAAAAGAGGCTGGCTTTAATATAAAAGCGGTCTTTACCCAGCCTGATAAGCCAGTTGGCAGAAAGCAAATTTTAACCCCAAGCGAGGTGAAAATTTATGCGCAAAACGAGCTAGTAGGCGTACCTGTCCTTACTCCAAATACACTAAAAGATGAGGCAGTTATTGCCGAGCTAAAGGCATTTGAACCCAAATTTATCGTGGTGGCAGCTTATGGCAAGATTTTACCCCAAAGCGTTTTGGACGTGGCAATTTGTATAAATTTGCACGCTTCGATCTTGCCTAAATACCGTGGCGCAAGCCCCATTCAAAGCGCGATCCTAGCAGGCGAGAAGCAAACTGGCGTCACAGCTATGCTAATGGATGCTGGGCTTGATACTGGCGATATGCTAGACTTCATCTACACGCCTTGCGAGAGCAAGATGTCAAGCGAGCTTTTTAGTGAGCTAGGCGAGCTTGGCGGTGAGCTAATCGTAAAAGTACTTAAAAATTTTGAAAATTTAAAGCCACAAAAGCAAGACGATGCGCAGGCCACGCACTGCAAAAAAATAAGTAAAAGCGACGGGCTTTTTGGCTTTGATGAAGGGGCGGGTCAAATTTATAATAAATTTCGTGCGCTTACACCTTGGCCGGGGCTTTATTTGGCAAGTGGGCTAAAAATTTTATCTCTTGGGCTAAGCGAAAAAAGTGGTAAAAGTGGAGAAATTTTAAGCATAGAAAAAGATCACGTTGTGGTTGCTTGCAAGGGTGGGGCGGTCAAAATTTACGAGCTTCAAGAGCCAAGTAAAAAGTCAACAAACGCAAAAGCATATATAAATGGTAAGCGTCTTAGTGTTGGCGATGAATTAAAATAA
- a CDS encoding GDP-mannose dehydrogenase, with product MKKIFCIMLFCLGAYSCDPADPAYMFLDYNDIDRDGMLNLDEWTSCKVPSGLKIAPDLYTSEEFKRLDLDRSGKVSINELGSLIFQKIDWREDPCVFWPPSSQKADQNKSR from the coding sequence ATGAAGAAAATTTTTTGCATTATGCTATTTTGTCTTGGTGCATATAGCTGTGATCCAGCGGATCCGGCGTATATGTTTTTGGATTACAATGACATAGATCGTGACGGCATGCTAAATTTAGATGAGTGGACGTCCTGCAAAGTGCCATCAGGACTAAAAATAGCACCAGATCTATACACTAGTGAGGAATTTAAGAGACTGGATCTTGATCGTAGTGGCAAAGTTAGCATTAATGAGCTAGGAAGTTTGATATTTCAAAAGATTGACTGGCGTGAAGATCCATGCGTCTTTTGGCCGCCAAGCAGTCAAAAAGCAGATCAAAATAAAAGTCGTTGA
- the obgE gene encoding GTPase ObgE: MFIDSARLTLSSGHGGAGAVSFRREKHVILGGPDGGDGGDGGDVYFVCDNNTHTLANYKGKRAMKAGNGEAGMGKRMTGKKGENLELIVPPGTAVYDAQTNELLCDIVSEGQKTLFLKGGKGGLGNFHFKSSINQAPEYAQKGMPEESIEVRLELKLIADVGLVGFPNVGKSTLISTVSNAKPQIANYEFTTLTPKLGLVEVDEFSGFVMADIPGIIEGASDGRGLGVKFLKHIERNKILLFMIDGANYRSMSEQFSVLKEEVAKFSSVLASRDYAIAITRVDAAENLDEKIREFMKSINLEPNQVGKFVYKQDLYSFDTKKPYFVLPISSATNENIDELKFALLELLKNEL; this comes from the coding sequence ATGTTTATAGATAGTGCAAGATTGACTCTAAGTTCGGGGCATGGTGGAGCTGGAGCTGTGAGTTTTCGTCGCGAAAAACATGTCATTTTGGGTGGTCCTGATGGCGGAGATGGCGGAGATGGCGGAGATGTTTATTTTGTTTGTGACAACAACACCCATACTTTAGCAAACTATAAGGGTAAAAGAGCCATGAAAGCTGGTAATGGTGAAGCTGGCATGGGTAAGCGAATGACTGGCAAAAAGGGCGAAAATTTAGAACTCATAGTCCCTCCTGGCACAGCTGTTTATGATGCCCAGACAAATGAGCTGCTCTGTGATATAGTTAGCGAGGGTCAAAAGACGCTATTTTTAAAGGGTGGTAAAGGTGGACTTGGAAATTTTCACTTTAAAAGCTCTATCAACCAAGCTCCAGAATACGCACAAAAAGGTATGCCTGAAGAGAGCATTGAAGTAAGGCTTGAACTAAAGCTGATCGCTGACGTGGGCCTTGTTGGCTTTCCAAATGTTGGTAAATCAACGCTTATTTCAACAGTATCAAATGCCAAACCACAGATCGCAAACTACGAATTTACGACGCTTACACCAAAGCTTGGCCTTGTTGAGGTCGATGAGTTTAGTGGCTTTGTCATGGCTGACATCCCTGGTATCATCGAAGGGGCGAGCGATGGACGCGGTTTGGGCGTTAAATTTCTAAAGCATATCGAGCGAAATAAAATTTTACTTTTTATGATAGACGGAGCAAACTATAGAAGTATGAGCGAGCAGTTTAGTGTGCTAAAAGAGGAGGTCGCTAAATTTTCAAGCGTACTTGCAAGTAGGGACTATGCTATCGCTATCACCAGAGTCGATGCGGCGGAAAATTTAGATGAAAAAATAAGAGAATTTATGAAAAGTATAAATTTAGAGCCAAATCAAGTTGGTAAATTTGTCTATAAGCAAGACCTATACAGTTTTGACACGAAAAAACCATACTTTGTTTTGCCAATCTCGTCAGCGACAAATGAGAACATAGATGAGCTTAAATTCGCACTTCTTGAGCTACTTAAAAATGAGCTTTGA
- a CDS encoding glycosyltransferase family 4 protein has translation MQILLYNVTTALKIGGVETFYYSVAKELMKDHKVTICTGRGKFVPAFLKESNIDLKMFNFCPREKVLKLGNRFRKFIERVSFYFNARKFLKSQKFDVLVIHKPFDFFVAYLLKKHDKNLKTIFVSGGEDFYFFDRFFVKFIDKIISVSDANADILRKRYDREIKVVYNGVDKEKFYPDASLKEKIREKFDVKSDEILIGSVGRVVGWKGFGMMVKNIDKIKNAKFMLVGDGENLQSLRELATKLNVSQKVIFIGAIRHDELNQYYNACDIYLQPSIGHEAFGITVIEALSANKPCVVSINGGMKEIIKDGVNGYKFKISDESDMIEKINLTLENIENLRPRESIKDMYEWSKFAQELVEL, from the coding sequence TTGCAAATTCTACTTTACAATGTAACAACTGCATTAAAAATAGGTGGTGTTGAAACTTTTTATTATTCTGTGGCTAAAGAGCTTATGAAAGACCATAAAGTCACTATTTGTACTGGGCGAGGTAAATTTGTGCCAGCCTTTTTAAAAGAAAGTAATATTGATCTAAAAATGTTTAACTTTTGTCCAAGAGAGAAGGTTTTAAAACTAGGTAATAGATTTAGGAAATTTATTGAGAGAGTTAGTTTTTATTTTAATGCTAGAAAATTTTTGAAGTCTCAAAAATTTGATGTTTTAGTTATTCATAAACCATTTGATTTTTTTGTAGCATACCTACTTAAAAAACATGATAAAAATTTAAAGACTATATTTGTAAGTGGTGGAGAGGATTTTTATTTTTTTGATCGCTTTTTTGTTAAATTTATTGATAAGATCATTAGTGTGAGTGACGCAAATGCAGACATTTTACGAAAAAGATATGACAGAGAGATAAAAGTGGTTTATAACGGTGTAGATAAAGAGAAGTTTTATCCAGATGCATCACTAAAAGAAAAAATAAGAGAAAAATTTGACGTAAAGAGTGATGAAATTTTGATAGGAAGCGTTGGTAGAGTAGTTGGCTGGAAAGGCTTTGGCATGATGGTGAAAAATATAGATAAGATCAAAAACGCTAAATTTATGCTTGTTGGCGATGGTGAAAATTTACAAAGTCTAAGAGAGCTAGCAACCAAACTTAATGTAAGCCAAAAGGTTATTTTTATCGGTGCTATCAGGCATGATGAGTTAAATCAGTATTATAACGCCTGCGACATCTATCTACAGCCAAGCATTGGTCATGAGGCTTTTGGCATAACCGTAATTGAAGCCTTGTCTGCCAATAAACCTTGTGTAGTTAGCATAAATGGTGGCATGAAAGAAATAATAAAAGATGGAGTAAATGGGTATAAATTTAAAATTTCTGATGAAAGCGACATGATAGAAAAGATAAATTTAACGCTAGAAAATATAGAAAATTTAAGACCAAGAGAGAGCATAAAAGACATGTACGAGTGGTCAAAATTTGCACAGGAACTGGTTGAATTATGA
- a CDS encoding glycosyltransferase, whose translation MKKVAYVSNFYAIPPLKGAAVQTWTNEVAKRLWFYEPHTICIDDEFLPLKEYRDGVYHHRIRLSKIYKRIFQKILGWDVYSYNDRVFNEIKKINPDIVHFQNYHNSVEKLAKKIKTWNKDIKVILHLHNFYDFKNKNFDKLDAVITCSDFLMKNFEGLPNAKIYKVIKNGVDIDKFKKINFKKDKKIIIGFVGRIVSQKNVEYMIELAREFKNLSEYNFKIIGEIIKRKDNYEYYKSLVKKIKEYNLNNIEFLDNISPDKVHAAYNDFDFTIIPLNDKESFCMVGIEAMSCESFVIAKAGGGSKEYMLDGENCKLFEFENFAKNIKEYILNLKDSDKLKIITNARKMCEENFSWDKITDDVQKIYKEVLNDNSK comes from the coding sequence ATGAAAAAAGTAGCTTATGTAAGTAATTTTTATGCCATACCCCCACTCAAGGGTGCTGCTGTTCAGACTTGGACAAATGAAGTAGCAAAGAGGCTCTGGTTTTATGAACCTCACACTATTTGCATAGATGATGAGTTTTTACCTTTAAAAGAATATAGGGATGGTGTTTATCATCATAGGATTCGCCTTTCAAAAATTTATAAAAGAATTTTTCAAAAAATATTAGGATGGGACGTCTACTCTTATAATGATAGAGTTTTCAATGAGATAAAAAAAATAAATCCTGATATTGTGCATTTTCAAAACTATCATAATAGTGTAGAGAAGTTAGCAAAAAAGATAAAAACTTGGAATAAAGATATAAAAGTGATCCTTCACCTGCATAATTTTTATGATTTTAAAAATAAAAATTTTGATAAGCTTGATGCCGTTATAACTTGTAGTGATTTTCTTATGAAGAATTTTGAAGGTCTACCAAATGCAAAAATTTATAAAGTTATAAAAAATGGTGTAGATATAGATAAATTTAAAAAAATAAATTTTAAAAAAGATAAAAAAATTATTATTGGTTTTGTGGGAAGAATAGTTAGTCAAAAAAATGTTGAATACATGATTGAACTAGCAAGAGAATTTAAAAATTTATCTGAGTACAATTTTAAAATAATAGGTGAAATAATTAAAAGAAAAGATAATTATGAATACTACAAAAGTCTTGTTAAAAAGATAAAAGAATACAACCTAAACAATATAGAATTTCTTGACAATATCTCACCAGATAAAGTTCACGCCGCATATAATGACTTTGATTTTACAATCATCCCTTTAAATGATAAAGAATCGTTTTGCATGGTCGGCATAGAAGCCATGAGCTGTGAGAGTTTTGTTATAGCAAAAGCAGGTGGTGGTAGTAAAGAGTATATGCTGGATGGTGAAAATTGTAAGCTTTTTGAGTTTGAGAATTTTGCTAAAAATATAAAGGAGTATATTTTAAATTTAAAGGATTCGGACAAATTAAAAATTATTACAAATGCTAGAAAAATGTGCGAAGAGAATTTTTCCTGGGATAAAATTACTGATGATGTACAAAAAATTTATAAAGAAGTTTTAAATGATAATTCAAAATAA
- a CDS encoding O-antigen ligase family protein has translation MIIQNKPKLIIFLKRAILFFLSLFLIGQYNEHITAVKNLGIYLALFSTMILFIINTKNTLENIKNNIKNNKTILLLFILLNLYVFGISIFPYDTTQNAFLSAFSEFKRAFVFIFIILLWHDGSYKNSKWLFFAMVIALSLDNLHFFVKGIEEGTLLNLRNTKNQLIQPIDRFYSSFFDNLFIFSLISLFFIKNNFYKFFITIFNIIISLIFILLTGARGSWLALALSLVAMLILTSKKEKIDLFNKKFIIICLILLAASACVYYNSTLLQLKVAQGFYTSGRVDILTKRLPLLFSSDRAYIGIGFGGKQYTKFLNDKNINNDDLGPTGIGADGTKYPHHDEPVFIGQYYHYGVVGTAFFVALVFYMLFVSFKRYLSNNKFYIAIFGSILCTYIFRGLFETIYFTHLYVMLGLFIVFCTNTRSDL, from the coding sequence ATGATAATTCAAAATAAGCCAAAATTAATAATATTTTTAAAAAGAGCTATCTTATTTTTCTTATCTCTTTTTTTGATAGGTCAATATAACGAACATATTACTGCTGTGAAGAATTTAGGTATATATTTGGCTCTATTTTCAACTATGATTCTTTTTATTATTAATACTAAAAATACATTAGAAAATATAAAAAATAATATAAAAAACAATAAAACTATATTGCTGCTTTTTATTTTACTAAATTTATATGTTTTTGGAATATCAATTTTTCCTTATGACACTACCCAGAATGCATTTCTTTCAGCATTTAGTGAATTTAAACGAGCTTTTGTATTTATTTTTATTATTCTCCTTTGGCATGATGGTAGTTATAAAAATTCAAAATGGTTGTTTTTTGCCATGGTTATAGCTTTAAGCTTAGATAATTTGCATTTTTTTGTAAAAGGAATAGAAGAAGGAACGCTTTTAAATTTAAGAAATACAAAAAATCAATTGATTCAACCTATCGATAGATTTTATTCAAGTTTTTTTGATAATTTATTCATTTTTTCTTTGATATCACTATTTTTTATAAAAAATAATTTTTATAAATTTTTTATTACTATTTTTAATATCATTATTAGCTTAATTTTTATTTTGCTTACAGGAGCAAGAGGCTCATGGCTTGCACTTGCTTTGAGCTTAGTAGCAATGTTGATTTTAACATCTAAGAAAGAAAAAATTGATCTTTTTAATAAAAAATTTATAATAATTTGCTTAATTTTACTTGCTGCCTCTGCTTGCGTCTACTATAACTCCACGCTTTTGCAGTTAAAAGTTGCGCAAGGATTTTATACTTCTGGTAGAGTAGATATTTTAACAAAAAGATTACCGCTTCTTTTTAGCTCTGATAGGGCTTATATAGGCATAGGTTTTGGTGGTAAGCAATATACTAAATTTTTAAATGATAAAAATATTAACAATGACGACCTTGGCCCAACTGGTATAGGTGCTGACGGAACCAAGTACCCACATCATGACGAGCCAGTATTTATTGGTCAGTATTATCATTACGGTGTAGTAGGTACTGCTTTTTTTGTTGCGCTTGTTTTTTATATGCTTTTTGTCTCTTTTAAAAGGTATTTATCAAACAACAAATTTTATATAGCAATATTTGGAAGCATACTTTGCACTTATATATTTAGGGGACTATTTGAGACCATATACTTTACTCATCTTTATGTAATGCTTGGTCTTTTTATAGTGTTTTGTACAAATACAAGGAGTGATTTATGA
- a CDS encoding glycosyltransferase produces MKLFYIYPEQIPQGNAREIAILNTFFELSNMCDAKLVLPQSPLNLNDVNEKFALKLKANDILFVRKRILFLKSNKIFNFFLKKIINNYSNKDAIFYTRHLKIAKFLLENKISNQKVVFEAHECFTLGNKALYNMEKEILKDADFIFSHNISTLNELRKFFDLQITNSAVVYNGCKQDYDFKKKDFDFSSINYYGSFLLWKGLDLMLDFVSKTKIRLDLYGKNSGNSFINLKNTLKERKIECLVCFKGMLPQKEVVKSLIKNNTILIIPSVKSAYSLYSTPLKLFEYMANSNVVLAPNFPPVAEIVKDGKNGFLYEAGDKKSLEEKFNYIKTLSNDELNKISKNAYESISENTWKNRARKIIKELEKIN; encoded by the coding sequence ATGAAACTATTTTACATATATCCAGAACAAATTCCGCAAGGTAATGCAAGAGAGATAGCAATACTAAATACATTTTTTGAGCTTAGTAATATGTGCGATGCTAAACTGGTCTTACCGCAGTCTCCTTTAAATTTAAATGATGTAAATGAGAAATTCGCTTTAAAGCTAAAAGCTAATGACATATTGTTTGTAAGAAAAAGGATTCTATTTTTAAAAAGTAATAAAATTTTTAATTTTTTTCTAAAAAAGATAATAAATAACTATTCAAATAAAGACGCAATATTTTATACGAGACATTTAAAGATAGCTAAATTTTTACTAGAAAATAAAATATCCAATCAAAAGGTTGTATTTGAAGCGCATGAGTGTTTTACCTTGGGTAACAAAGCACTTTATAATATGGAAAAAGAGATACTAAAAGATGCTGATTTTATCTTTTCGCACAATATCAGCACATTAAATGAACTTAGAAAATTTTTTGACTTACAAATAACAAATTCGGCAGTTGTTTATAATGGCTGCAAACAAGATTATGATTTTAAGAAGAAAGATTTTGATTTTTCAAGTATAAACTATTATGGCTCATTCTTGTTATGGAAAGGCCTTGATTTGATGCTGGATTTTGTTTCAAAAACTAAAATAAGGCTCGATCTTTATGGTAAAAATAGTGGAAATAGTTTTATAAATTTAAAAAATACTCTTAAAGAAAGAAAGATCGAATGTCTGGTATGTTTTAAAGGGATGTTACCTCAAAAAGAAGTTGTAAAAAGTCTCATTAAAAACAATACAATTTTGATAATACCTAGTGTAAAAAGTGCTTATTCTCTTTATAGCACTCCGCTAAAGCTTTTTGAGTATATGGCAAACTCAAACGTTGTCTTAGCTCCAAATTTTCCACCAGTTGCCGAGATAGTAAAAGATGGCAAAAATGGTTTTTTGTACGAAGCAGGAGATAAAAAAAGTCTAGAAGAAAAATTTAACTATATAAAGACGTTAAGTAATGATGAGCTAAATAAAATTTCAAAAAATGCTTATGAAAGCATAAGTGAAAATACTTGGAAAAATAGAGCTAGAAAAATAATCAAAGAATTAGAAAAGATAAATTAA
- the rpmA gene encoding 50S ribosomal protein L27, producing the protein MAHKKGQGSTQNNRDSIGRRLGVKKFGGEFVRAGNIIIRQRGTATHAGNNVGLGKDHTIFALVDGFVKFERLDKNRKKVSVYPAA; encoded by the coding sequence ATGGCACACAAAAAAGGTCAGGGTTCAACCCAAAATAACCGTGATAGTATAGGACGCCGATTAGGTGTTAAGAAATTTGGTGGTGAGTTCGTTCGTGCTGGAAATATAATCATCCGCCAAAGAGGAACAGCAACTCACGCTGGAAATAACGTAGGTCTTGGTAAAGACCACACAATTTTTGCATTAGTCGATGGCTTTGTAAAATTTGAAAGACTTGATAAAAACAGAAAAAAAGTATCTGTTTATCCAGCTGCATAA
- the rplU gene encoding 50S ribosomal protein L21 gives MSKYAIFKHGGKQYRVSEGEYLKLDHFSAEAKSTVEITEVLAVNDGEVKVGAPFVKGAKVVLEVVNEGKDKKVVIYKKRRRKDSKLKRGFRRQFTRVKVVSIAA, from the coding sequence ATGTCAAAATACGCTATATTTAAGCATGGCGGTAAGCAATATCGTGTTAGCGAGGGCGAGTACCTTAAGCTAGATCACTTTAGTGCTGAAGCTAAATCAACCGTTGAGATTACAGAAGTTTTAGCTGTAAATGACGGCGAAGTAAAGGTAGGTGCGCCATTTGTAAAGGGTGCAAAAGTTGTTCTTGAGGTCGTTAATGAAGGCAAAGACAAAAAAGTAGTTATCTACAAAAAACGCAGACGTAAAGACTCAAAACTAAAACGCGGCTTTAGAAGACAATTTACACGTGTAAAAGTCGTAAGTATCGCAGCTTAA